In Apodemus sylvaticus chromosome 8, mApoSyl1.1, whole genome shotgun sequence, one genomic interval encodes:
- the Nkx2-6 gene encoding homeobox protein Nkx-2.6 codes for MLPSPVASTPFSVDDILRLEHEQNDSKIPSRWELHRNPIKPQYLRMNPEFGGSESSDRAQAASFRCTWETVLEMDSNSVKEPETPLGAISPLGAGDLMMEPRVGNLSDNGRRGGPVPTRTRPQRKPRVLFSQAQVLALERRFKQQRYLSAPEREHLASVLQLTSTQVKIWFQNRRYKCKRQRQDQTLELAGHPLAPRRVAVPLLVLDGKPYLDPDIPAFPGPYGATAPYSCLGSYTSTSYGGSFASHYTDAGPGPLTPLASSGFSPGVQSVAPQSHLSATLQGVAAW; via the exons ATGCTGCCGAGCCCTGTGGCCTCCACCCCCTTCTCGGTAGACGACATTCTCAGGCTGGAGCACGAGCAGAACGACTCCAAGATCCCGTCACGATGGGAACTGCATAGAAACCCAATAAAGCCTCAGTACCTAAGAATGAACCCAGAATTCGGAGGGTCAGAGAGCAGCGACAGAGCACAAGCAGCCTCTTTTCGGTGCACCTGGGAGACAGTCCTGGAGATGGACTCGAATTCTGTGAAGGAGCCAG AGACTCCCCTGGGCGCGATCTCCCCACTTGGAGCCGGGGACCTGATGATGGAACCCCGCGTGGGCAACCTAAGCGACAACGGGCGCCGAGGCGGCCCGGTTCCGACCAGGACGCGGCCACAGCGGAAGCCCCGCGTGCTGTTCTCACAGGCCCAAGTGCTGGCCCTGGAGCGGCGCTTCAAGCAGCAGCGATACCTGTCTGCGCCGGAGCGTGAGCACTTGGCCAGCGTGCTGCAGCTCACGTCCACGCAGGTCAAGATTTGGTTCCAAAACCGGCGCTACAAGTGTAAGAGGCAACGCCAGGACCAGACTCTGGAACTGGCGGGCCACCCGTTAGCACCGCGCCGGGTGGCAGTGCCCTTGCTGGTACTGGACGGCAAGCCCTACCTGGATCCCGACATTCCCGCATTCCCGGGTCCCTACGGAGCCACCGCACCCTATTCCTGCCTCGGCAGCTACACGAGCACTTCCTACGGTGGAAGTTTTGCGAGCCACTACACCGACGCCGGCCCCGGGCCACTCACACCATTGGCCAGCTCTGGCTTCAGCCCAGGTGTCCAAAGTGTGGCCCCGCAGAGCCATCTGTCCGCTACGCTACAGGGAGTTGCGGCTTGGTGA